The following proteins come from a genomic window of Salvia hispanica cultivar TCC Black 2014 chromosome 4, UniMelb_Shisp_WGS_1.0, whole genome shotgun sequence:
- the LOC125219627 gene encoding protein DETOXIFICATION 54-like has protein sequence MAEKMRDFYSHKHPSSAQVVEEIKELLKMVLPITAMNFLVYVRAVVSVLFLGRLGSLELAGGALSIGFTNITGYSVLVGLASGLEPVCSQAYGSKNWDLLFLSLHRMIFILLLAIIPIGLLWINLEPIMLFMGQDGEITSTAAIYCIYSLPDLLTNTLMQPLRVYLRSQGVTKPQMWCTLMAVVFHVPLNYVLVVAAGLGVRGVAIASVLTNLHMMVLMMGYVCVYGRWEWKWGGGDGGGIGALLKLAVPSCLGICLEWWWYEIVTVLAGYLPNPKLAVAATGVMIQTTSLMYTVPMALAGCVSARVGNELGGGRPYKAKLAAMVALTCAFVVGIINVVWTVMFRERWGALFTKDDMLIALVASVLPIIGVCELGNCPQTTGCGILRGTARPVVAARINLASFYFVGTPVAVGLAFWLCIGFPGLWLGLLSAQVACAVLILYVVLHCTDWEDEAVKACKLACLEMRSKCNPNDEITRVLVLEDSKMDDV, from the exons ATGGCAGAAAAAATGCGGGATTTCTACTCTCACAAACATCCTTCGTCAGCCCAG GTGGTGGAGGAAATCAAAGAGCTATTGAAAATGGTGCTTCCCATAACTGCAATGAACTTTCTCGTCTACGTGAGAGCCGTCGTCTCCGTCCTTTTCCTGGGGCGGCTCGGCAGCTTGGAGCTCGCCGGCGGCGCGCTGTCAATCGGATTCACCAACATCACCGGCTACTCTGTTTTAGTCGGCTTAGCTTCGGGGCTGGAGCCGGTCTGCAGCCAAGCATACGGCTCCAAGAATTGGgatcttctctttctctctctacaccGCATGATCTTCATCCTCCTCCTCGCGATCATCCCCATTGGGTTGCTATGGATCAATCTTGAGCCAATCATGCTTTTCATGGGCCAAGACGGCGAGATCACATCGACGGCTGCGATTTATTGCATCTATTCTCTCCCAGACCTTTTAACAAACACCTTGATGCAGCCATTGCGCGTTTATTTGAGGTCGCAGGGGGTGACGAAGCCTCAAATGTGGTGCACTTTGATGGCGGTGGTGTTTCACGTGCCCTTGAATTATGTGTTGGTGGTGGCGGCGGGGCTGGGGGTGCGTGGGGTGGCGATCGCCTCTGTTTTGACCAATTTGCATATGATGGTGCTGATGATGGGATATGTCTGTGTTTATGGAAGGTGGGAGTGGAAATGGGGCGGCGGCGATGGTGGTGGAATTGGGGCTTTGCTGAAGCTCGCCGTGCCGAGCTGTCTGGGGATTTGCTTGGAGTGGTGGTGGTACGAGATCGTAACGGTGCTCGCCGGATACTTGCCTAATCCGAAGCTCGCAGTGGCCGCCACCGGCGTGATGATTCAGACTACTAGCCTTATGTACACTGTTCCGATGGCACTGGCCGGCTGCGTCTCCGCCAGG GTAGGAAATGAGCTGGGAGGTGGGAGACCGTACAAGGCCAAGCTGGCGGCAATGGTGGCGCTGACGTGTGCGTTCGTTGTAGGGATCATCAACGTGGTTTGGACGGTGATGTTTAGAGAGAGATGGGGCGCTCTCTTTACAAAGGATGATATGTTGATTGCTCTAGTTGCATCGGTCCTACCTATTATCGGTGTCTGTGAGCTAGGGAACTGCCCACAGACTACCGGTTGTGGCATCCTAAGAGGCACGGCCAGGCCAGTTGTGGCTGCTAGGATCAACCTTGCCTCGTTTTACTTTGTGGGGACGCCTGTGGCCGTTGGGCTAGCCTTCTGGCTATGCATCGGGTTCCCTGGCTTGTGGCTAGGGTTGTTGTCAGCTCAAGTCGCATGCGCCGTCTTGATACTCTATGTTGTGCTGCATTGCACGGATTGGGAAGATGAGGCTGTGAAAGCTTGCAAACTTGCTTGCCTAGAAATGAGAAGTAAGTGTAACCCTAATGATGAGATCACAAGAGTATTAGTTTTGGAGGATTCAAAGATGGATGATGTGtag